Proteins from a single region of Maridesulfovibrio ferrireducens:
- the cobM gene encoding precorrin-4 C(11)-methyltransferase yields MGKVYFIGAGPGDPELITVKGQRIIREAGLVLYAGSLVPESVIAEASPSARIENSAAMSLEETNSLMTLHVLKGETVARVHTGDPSLYGAIQEQARLLKQSSIEYEIIPGVTSACAAAAASNASFTVPNGTQTLIITRMEGRTPVPQSENLEKLAAHGSAMAIYLSAGNPERIQEELIKGGMSAKTPVIIGYRIGWPEEKSVETTLSKLAATAEENGFKRQTIFLILPGKNAETESLLYDSGFSHMFRKGEV; encoded by the coding sequence ATGGGCAAAGTATATTTCATTGGAGCCGGACCGGGCGATCCCGAACTTATCACAGTAAAAGGACAGCGCATTATCCGCGAGGCAGGACTTGTTCTTTATGCAGGCTCACTTGTGCCGGAATCAGTAATTGCCGAAGCTTCACCGAGTGCGCGCATTGAAAATTCTGCGGCAATGTCACTTGAAGAGACTAACAGCCTTATGACCCTGCATGTTTTAAAGGGCGAAACAGTTGCCCGGGTTCACACCGGAGATCCTTCCCTTTACGGAGCAATACAAGAACAGGCCAGATTGCTGAAACAAAGTTCAATTGAATATGAAATTATCCCCGGCGTAACTTCCGCATGTGCGGCGGCGGCGGCTTCCAATGCCTCTTTTACCGTCCCGAACGGCACGCAGACTCTTATCATTACCCGCATGGAAGGACGTACCCCTGTTCCGCAAAGTGAAAACCTTGAAAAACTTGCGGCTCATGGCAGTGCAATGGCTATTTATCTCTCCGCAGGCAATCCTGAAAGAATTCAGGAAGAGCTTATCAAAGGCGGTATGAGCGCAAAAACACCCGTAATCATAGGCTACCGCATCGGCTGGCCCGAAGAAAAATCCGTTGAAACTACTCTGAGTAAACTTGCCGCAACTGCGGAAGAAAACGGTTTCAAACGACAGACTATTTTTCTCATTCTTCCGGGCAAAAACGCAGAAACGGAATCATTGCTTTACGATTCAGGATTCAGCCATATGTTCAGAAAAGGTGAAGTTTAA
- the dinB gene encoding DNA polymerase IV, whose amino-acid sequence MQKYIMHLDMDAFFASVEQMDNPELRGKPIAIGSPHKRSVLSTASYEARKFGVHSAMPSHQALKLCPHLILVPGRMARYKEISNQVMNVLGNYSPIVEQASIDEAYLDITGTGKIFGPPLALAESVKQDIFKTVGLTASIGIAPVKFLAKIASDLKKPAGISIIEAHEVDQFLITLPIEKIPGVGKKALPRLHSFGIRYAADMRRYPLEFWKERFGERGLVLHAKGAGIDPTPVAVGGQMKSSSAENTFGEDVRDPQILKTWLLKQSERIAADVRKKGLKGRTITLKVKFPDFRQITRSKTLDQRTSNAGTIFKTGCAILDTEGYLGPVRLIGIGISNFDERSEQLSLLTPEQNLSDDKKLEDLDKAVDKVREKFGNAMLTRGSLLKLSSGK is encoded by the coding sequence ATCCTGAACTTCGAGGAAAACCCATTGCCATAGGAAGCCCGCACAAGCGGTCGGTGCTGAGTACCGCTTCATATGAAGCTAGAAAATTCGGCGTCCACTCAGCAATGCCCTCTCATCAAGCATTAAAACTCTGTCCTCACCTGATTCTTGTCCCGGGAAGGATGGCTCGATATAAAGAAATTTCGAATCAGGTCATGAACGTACTCGGAAACTACTCCCCGATTGTCGAGCAAGCCTCAATAGATGAAGCATATCTTGATATTACCGGAACTGGAAAAATATTCGGCCCGCCCCTTGCTCTGGCAGAAAGTGTAAAGCAGGATATATTCAAGACCGTAGGATTAACCGCATCCATCGGTATAGCACCCGTTAAATTTTTGGCTAAAATAGCCTCTGATCTAAAAAAACCAGCCGGAATATCCATTATCGAAGCTCACGAAGTAGATCAGTTTTTAATAACACTACCTATTGAAAAAATACCCGGTGTAGGTAAAAAAGCCCTGCCCCGCCTGCACTCTTTCGGTATCAGATATGCCGCAGACATGCGCAGATATCCACTTGAATTCTGGAAAGAAAGATTCGGCGAACGCGGACTTGTTTTGCATGCCAAAGGAGCCGGAATAGATCCCACTCCCGTAGCTGTCGGCGGGCAAATGAAATCATCCAGTGCCGAAAACACCTTCGGGGAGGATGTCCGTGATCCGCAGATATTAAAAACATGGCTGCTAAAACAGTCCGAACGCATCGCCGCGGATGTTCGCAAAAAAGGGCTTAAAGGCCGGACCATAACTCTAAAAGTTAAGTTTCCTGACTTCAGACAAATTACCCGCAGTAAAACTCTTGACCAAAGAACATCCAATGCGGGAACGATCTTTAAAACCGGCTGCGCCATTCTTGATACGGAAGGCTACCTCGGACCAGTAAGATTGATAGGGATAGGAATATCTAATTTTGATGAACGTAGTGAACAACTTTCACTGCTGACACCGGAACAGAATTTAAGTGATGACAAAAAACTCGAAGATCTCGATAAAGCGGTAGATAAAGTGCGCGAAAAATTCGGCAATGCAATGCTCACCCGCGGCAGTCTGTTAAAACTTTCTTCCGGTAAATAG
- the cbiE gene encoding precorrin-6y C5,15-methyltransferase (decarboxylating) subunit CbiE: MKHVVQIIGLHPGSLEPMESSRKIIEEADVLAGGKRLLNEFPDFKGELLPFFSPVAAFAEKLEERRQSGKRIVLLADGDPLLFGIAESMIRHLGNNNVCVTPCTSTVQLGASRLGKTWKNIDIISLHGRTNFSPLFGSLQRKADCAVYTDSINSPSVIARALLEKCVHGYTMTVLAELGTDSETITTGPLENFINFTCPDLNIVMLTVESTFNEHPVIGRNDEDFTRQKELITKLPVRAAGIALLGLNKGQTIWDLGAGCGSVSIEASFLAENSQVFAVEKDTARFEMIKENIRKFRAFTVEPIQGTMPEALANLPEPDRIFIGGGIGKDSATISEATARLKPGGRIVVHAILMGSVQRTKEIFENLGWQWQAMLLQASVSDKLAGDIRFKAQNPVTIMWADKPEA; this comes from the coding sequence ATGAAACACGTTGTACAAATAATAGGGTTGCATCCCGGCAGTCTCGAACCGATGGAATCCTCACGTAAAATTATCGAGGAAGCTGATGTGCTGGCTGGCGGAAAACGGTTATTGAACGAATTCCCCGACTTTAAAGGCGAACTCCTGCCCTTCTTTTCGCCGGTTGCAGCCTTTGCTGAAAAACTTGAGGAACGACGCCAATCAGGCAAAAGAATTGTGCTGCTGGCTGACGGAGACCCGTTACTCTTCGGCATTGCCGAAAGCATGATCAGGCACCTTGGTAATAACAATGTCTGCGTTACCCCTTGCACTTCCACGGTTCAGCTTGGGGCTTCAAGACTTGGTAAGACTTGGAAAAATATAGACATAATTTCCCTACACGGCAGAACCAATTTTTCACCATTGTTCGGATCGCTGCAACGCAAAGCAGATTGCGCGGTTTATACTGACAGCATCAATTCCCCTTCTGTAATTGCTCGCGCCCTGCTTGAAAAATGTGTTCACGGCTACACCATGACCGTTCTGGCTGAACTGGGTACGGATTCGGAAACAATCACAACAGGACCGCTGGAAAATTTTATAAATTTCACTTGCCCAGACCTTAACATTGTAATGCTGACAGTTGAGTCAACATTTAACGAACATCCAGTTATAGGGCGCAATGATGAAGATTTCACGCGTCAGAAAGAGTTGATAACAAAACTTCCCGTTCGCGCGGCAGGAATCGCCCTGCTAGGACTGAACAAAGGACAGACTATCTGGGACCTCGGCGCAGGGTGCGGTTCCGTTTCTATTGAAGCATCTTTTCTTGCTGAAAATTCACAAGTCTTTGCTGTAGAAAAAGACACTGCACGATTTGAAATGATAAAAGAAAATATCCGCAAATTCCGAGCGTTCACAGTTGAACCGATTCAAGGAACAATGCCGGAAGCACTCGCCAACCTACCGGAACCGGACCGTATTTTCATCGGCGGCGGAATAGGCAAGGACAGTGCTACTATCAGCGAAGCAACCGCTCGCTTGAAACCGGGTGGAAGAATTGTAGTGCACGCCATTCTTATGGGTTCTGTTCAGCGCACAAAAGAAATTTTTGAAAACTTAGGCTGGCAGTGGCAAGCAATGCTGCTTCAAGCCAGTGTCTCGGACAAGCTAGCTGGAGATATCCGATTTAAAGCACAAAATCCTGTCACAATAATGTGGGCTGACAAGCCAGAGGCGTAA
- the cbiD gene encoding cobalt-precorrin-5B (C(1))-methyltransferase CbiD, protein MKKNLREGFTTGSAATAAAMSALRVLLGGSKPDSIETPLPEKGSLVIPVERVELSGLNARAIVIKDGGDDPDATNGHEIHAVVEHIKGNDDVRVKISGGIGVGKVTQPGLPVPVGEPAINPAPRKQIITGILKELSETAPQLRGTIKVRIEVPQGEAISLKTMNSRLGILGGISILGTQGIVRPFSHASWEASIALAVNVAKATGIEEIIFTTGRRSERFYLERFPETPQLAMIQAADFFNGSMLEAETKGICEVHWSIFIGKLVKHAMGFPYTHAKDWRIDFALLAKWCDDLNIAPAITTEIAGANTALQVFDMIPESSKKVFIDMLIVKAEKNALLFTLKKHMTIKYHLFDFDGNLLNNDDDNR, encoded by the coding sequence ATGAAAAAAAATCTCCGAGAAGGATTCACTACAGGTTCCGCCGCAACAGCTGCGGCAATGAGTGCTCTTCGAGTTCTGCTCGGTGGCTCTAAGCCTGACTCCATAGAAACACCCCTTCCTGAAAAGGGATCTCTAGTTATCCCCGTTGAGCGTGTAGAACTGTCAGGACTAAATGCTCGTGCCATAGTAATTAAAGACGGCGGAGATGATCCCGACGCTACAAACGGACATGAGATTCATGCTGTAGTCGAACATATCAAAGGAAACGATGATGTACGCGTTAAAATTTCAGGAGGCATAGGAGTCGGCAAAGTGACCCAGCCCGGACTGCCTGTCCCTGTCGGTGAACCAGCCATTAACCCTGCCCCGCGTAAACAGATCATTACCGGAATTTTAAAAGAACTCTCTGAAACAGCTCCGCAATTGCGCGGGACGATCAAAGTCCGCATTGAAGTGCCGCAAGGTGAAGCAATCTCGCTTAAGACTATGAATTCACGGCTCGGAATTCTGGGCGGAATTTCAATTTTAGGAACACAGGGAATAGTTCGCCCGTTCAGCCATGCTTCATGGGAAGCGTCCATTGCACTGGCAGTCAACGTTGCAAAAGCCACAGGAATTGAAGAAATAATTTTCACAACAGGGCGCAGAAGCGAACGGTTCTATCTAGAACGCTTTCCCGAAACACCGCAACTGGCAATGATTCAGGCCGCTGATTTTTTCAACGGGTCCATGCTGGAAGCAGAAACAAAAGGGATATGCGAAGTTCATTGGTCAATTTTCATAGGCAAGCTGGTCAAGCACGCCATGGGATTTCCATACACACACGCCAAAGATTGGCGCATTGATTTTGCCCTGCTTGCTAAATGGTGCGATGATTTAAATATCGCCCCTGCAATCACAACAGAAATTGCCGGAGCCAATACTGCACTACAAGTTTTTGACATGATCCCCGAAAGCTCAAAAAAAGTATTCATAGACATGCTGATTGTTAAGGCTGAAAAAAACGCATTATTGTTTACGTTAAAAAAACATATGACAATCAAGTACCACCTGTTCGATTTTGATGGTAATCTACTAAACAATGATGACGACAATCGTTAG